From the genome of Planctomycetota bacterium:
GATGTGAGCGCGTCGATACAGCGGCCCGTGGATCTGATTATTGTGGCGATGGGGAAGCGGGGCACGTCGGCGCTTCAGGCGGTGCAGGTGATTCGCCTGCTCAGCGCGGCGCCGATCGCGGTCATGTCACCGGGCGCGGATGCCGAGCGTCGGAGCATCGGGCCATATACGGATTTGACATGGATCGATGCGACGACGTGCGAGGCGCGGATGATCAAACGCCTCATGAGCATCGCATCGGCGCGATGCGAGCCGAATCAGTCCTTCTGAAAATACGGCGGGAGCGTCGGCTTCGTGTCGCGGAGGATTTCCAGCACGGCGCGGCGCTTGGCGGTGGAGATGTCGGTGAAGTCGGCGCTGGTGTCGCGGCCGGTGAGGATCTCGTAGAGCCGGCGGTTGACGTAGTCGAGCAGTTCCGGCGGCATGGCGTCATAAGCGGGCGTGTAGATCAGGTAGCTGCACGGGTATTCGAACATGTAGTGCTTAAGGTTCAATTCGCGCAGGGAGCGGCCCTTGCGGTCGCGCGGGCCGGCCGCCTCGAACTGCTCCCGGAACTTCGTCGTGCCCGCGATCGGGTTTTCGAGCACGGGCTCGTCGATGAAGAGCATGTAACGCAGGATGGCGTCGCCCTGACGCTCGATGCGGTTCTGCGTGGAGGGGCTGATTTCGTTTTCGGGCCGGCTCATGATGCGATTGGATTCGCGCTGGTGATACAAAGCGATGCGGGTCTGATAGCTGCCGCGCGCGATCAGGTTGTGCATGTGCGTCTGATGCTCGAGGACCATCATCGCCACGATATCGCTGGACGGCGTGAGATAGGGCGAAGTGTCGAAGCGATTCGTCAGATCGGTGACGTTCGTGCCCTTCGTCGTGTCGAGCGGGGGCAGGTCGCCGTTGCCGTCATCGGGGCGATTGAGCGTGACGTTGCCCATGTGCTGCTGCTTGCCGCTGGTGCCGGTGATGTACCAGCCGCCGAAGCGATTGGACAGGGGCGTGCGATGGGTGGTGACGGTCGTGCCGGCCCGGAGCAGGGGGAATCCGTCATTGTCGGTCGTCACGGAGCGCACCATATGCCCGGGCACGGACTGCGTCATCGCCGAGTCGTGACATTGAAGGCAAAGATCGGTCTGTCGAACGAAGGCGGGACGATCGGACTTGTGGACATCAAGCGTATAGAACACGCCGCCGAGTTTGGGATCGACGGCGGAGATTTCGATGACGTCGCCATGCTGGACGGAGCCGATGTAGACATCGTCATTGAAATAGAGCGCGCGGGGCGTGGCGGGGGAGATGTGGCGAATCTGAAAGCTCGTCTTGGAGAAGACGAGCAGTTGGGACGTGGGGGAGATGTGCAGGGCGTCGAGCAGGGCGGGCAGGTAGCCGCGCTTCGGATCGTAGGCGAGGTGGATTTTGCCCGCGTCGATGTCGCGCTGAAGCTGCGCGACGGGATCTTCGGGCGTGGACGTGGCGTAGTTGATGGGCTCAAAGTCATAGTCGCCGTCGGCGCCGCGGGCGGCGGGGACGAAGACGGCGAGCGCGATGAGGAGGAGTATTCGTCGCATGGGCGGGGTCCATCATTATAGAACACGCTCGCGGTCACCCCAACCGGCGACGTGCGGACCGCGAGCGTGTCAGCGAGATAGGCGATCGATTACCGCTGCATTGCGAAGGAAGCGGCGGGGGCGTCGTTGCTCGGCGCATAGCGCGACGGGCTGCCGAGGACGATGACGCAGCCGATGAGCAGGACGGTCAAGAGGCAGGTGGCGAGGAAGACGCAGAGTGTTTTGTCGGTGTCGAGCATGGCAAGCTCCTTCCTATCCGGCGGCTGCGGCCCTTGTCGCACCCGCGACGAATCGAGCCCATCCGGCGGACATATTTGGATAAAACCATCTATAAATCAATATATCGTCAATTTGTCCGGGTTGTCAATACGGCGGATGGAAAATTGCGGGAATATTTTGGGGGGAGGATGGGGATGGGCGGGGCGCAAGGCAGGGGCAAGCGCTTGTGATGACATGGGTTGGAGCGGGCGGAATGGGCGGGGAATCAGCGGGGCAGGAGGACGCCCAGCGCGGCGGCGAGGCGCGCGATGAACGGGCGGTGCTCGGGCGGGGCGTTGTCGCGCCATGCTGTGAGGTAGTCGCTCATCGACTGCGGCTTCGCCGGGTGTGCGACATTGAGCCAGCGAACCGCTTCCCAGTGCTCCGGCTCCGCCTCGATGAACGGCAGCAGCGCCGCCGCCGCGACATTATTGAGCGGGCGATTGTCCGCCTTCGCCCGCAGTTCGGTCGCGTGCTGTGCATACCACTTCGCCAGCGTCAAACCCTCCGGCAACTTCGCCGCCGCGAGCCGCTGGTTCGCATAGTCATCGAGCGCCCCGGCATACGAGGCCCAGTTGCGATAAGGCGGATGCTCGCGCCATGTGTTCGCCATCTTCCGCAACACGAACAGCGACGCCGCCTCGCACATCGTCTCTTCGAACCACTTGCACCCCGTGTCGTCATCGTCGTACACGCACATCACATGACACAGCTCATGCGCGAACTGAAACGACATCTGCGCCCAGAGCCGATCGCCCGTGTTGAGCTTCATCTGAATCGCGCCGTCGGCGGCGCGTTCGTAGAGCACGATCGGGCCGCCGCGCGGTTCGACGTGAATCGCCGGCAGATCGTGCGGCCCGTACCACGGTGTCAGCTCATCGCCCGCCGATCGCAGCACCGCCTCCACATCCGACACTTCGCAATTCCATCCTTCGGGCGCGATCCGCAAATCCAGATGGATCGGCTTGCGATCGTCCGCCGCCTGCGCGGCGAGCAACATCATGCTCGCCAGAAGCGCCGCACTGAGGATGGATCGCGTGCGCCGCTTCATGTCATGCACCTTCGGGCCCGATGCGTTTGCGCTCGCCTTTTTCCTGCGTGGGCATCGCCTGCTCGCCGACCGGCGGCGTGGGCTTGGGCAGGCGCACCGGCGCGGTCAGCGCGAGTCCGAGCGTGATCGCCGTGTCGGGCAGCGAAGTGGGGGGCTCGGCCCTGGCGTCCTTGAAGCGGAACGCCGCGGTCAGGTCGCCGAATGTCTTGCGCCGCCAGTCGCTGATGTTCGGCTCGCGGACGCCCGTGAATTTTTCGAGGAACTGGAGCACGGACGTGTGATCGAACGGCTGCGAGCAGACCCATCCGCCGGCGGTCCATGGCGAGATGATGATGCACGGCACGCGGAATCCACCGCCGATCGGCAAACCGCCGACGAACTCGTCGGGCGTCCCCTCCGGCGGCGTCGGCGGGGCGACATGGTCGAAAATCCCGTCGTTTTCATCGTAATTCAAGATGAACGCCGTCTTGGCCCACACCTTCGGGTTCGACGCGATCGCCTCGATCTTGCTCGCCACGAACGCGGCGCCGGCGGCGGGCATGAACTCCGGATGCTCCGACTCGGTGCTCGTGGGCATGATCCATGACACCGTCGGCAATCGATCGTTGCGCGCATCCTCCTCGAACGTCCCGCGCGGTCCGTGAATCATCGCTTTCTGATGCAGGGGCGATCCCGGCGGCGCCTGCCGGAACGCCTCGAAATATTCGAGTACATTGCAGCCGTAATTGTCCTTCTCCTGATACACCTTCCAACTCACGCCCGCTTCTTCAAGGCGCTCCGCGTAAGTCTTCCATGCGTATCCGTGCACCTTGCCGTTTTCGTCCTTGGGGATCTTGTTGCTGATGAGCGGTCCGCCGCCTTTGCCCGCGGGGTCGATCGTCCCGGTCATCCAATACATGCGGTTCGGCCATGTCGGACCGAACACCGAGCAGTGATACGCATCGCAGATCGTAAACGACTCGGCGAGGGCGAACTGAAAGGGAATGTCCTCGCGCGTGTGATAGCCCATACAGAACGGGCCGTTTTTTCCGTCGGCTTTGCGGTGGGCGGGGAGCCAGTTGTCCATCTTCCCGCCGTTCCATGCTTCATGCTGCACCTTCCACGAATGATTCGTCGAAGGCATTTTCTGCGCGCTGGTCGTCTGCGTGTTCATGCGGAACGGCAGCAGCACGCCGCCGGGACTTTGGTCATCGGGCTGATGAAACACGCTCTTGCCGTGCGAAAGCGTCATCGCCTTCGCGTCGTCAAATCCGCGCACGCCGGCCATCGTGCCGAAGTAGTGATCGAAGGAGCGGTTTTCCTGCATGAGCAGCACGACATGCTTGATGTCCGCCATCGTGCCGGTCGGCGGCGCGTCGGCCAGCGCCCGCCGCACATTCGGCGGCAGGGCGGTCGAAGCCATCGCGGCCGCGGTCAGTCGTGTCGCGTTCGACAAAAGGCGGCGGCGTGTGAATCCGCCCGTGTGCATCGATTCGTCAGCCATGCGGTTGCCTCCAGTATGTCAATTAAACGGACGCAGCCCGGCGACGTCAACACAAATCTCCGCGCCGGCGCGATCGCATCAAAAAAGCGTCTGCGGCATGTCGTCGATCGGATCGATCAGGTCCGGCCCGTCATGCGAAGGCGTGTTGACGCGCGGCGATACCGGCTCGGCGCACAACGCTTCCGCATCGCTCGGGCGAAGCACCTCGCCGGCGCGGTCCGCGTCCGCCTTGAGCCAGTCGTCGATCTCGCTCGCCGTGAGAATCACCGGCATGCGATTGTGGATCGGCGCCAGCAGCGCATTCGGCTCGGTCGTGATGATCGTGTACGTCTCGACGGGTTGATCGGCGGCGTCGCGCCACGATTCCCACAGCCCCGCGAAGGCGAACGCCTCGCCGTCGCGCCGGTGAATGTAGTACGGCTGCTTGTGATCGCCGGTCTTTTTCCATTCGTAAAAGCCATCGGCGGGCACGACGCATCGCCTGTGCCGATACGCGTCGCGAAACGCCGGCTTTTGGCCGATCGTTTCGGCGCGGGCGTTGATCAGCTTGTTGCCGATTGTTTCATCCTTCGCCCATCGCGGCACGAGCCCCCATCGCATCGGCCGCATGACCCGCCGGCCGGCGTCGCCGATGACGATGACGGGGGCGAACTGCATCGGGGCGATGTTGTAGCTCGGGCCGAAGACGCGGAACTCCTCGACGAGGCCGAACGCCGACATCAGTTGCGCCATGCGTGATTTGAGCACGTAGCGTCCGCACATGATCCGCCTCGCCGCCCTTAGCGCGCCGCCGGACTCGGCACGTCGAGCACCTGCGAGTTGGGCGTCGAGTTGCCGAAGCGCTGAAAGTCCTTGAACGTCCAGACGACTTTCTTGTCGCGCGTCACCTCGATGATCTGCGGATTCGTCGGGCCGGCGTGACAGTTGCCGAAGACGATGTTGCCGTTGGGCATCAGTTGCAGCGTCGTCACCCATGCCAATTCGATGCCCGGCAGGTCTTCCGATGTCAGACTCCAGACGATCTGCTTGTCGGGCGAGACTTCCAGGATGCGATGCCCGTTGCCCGTCGACATCAGCGTGTTGCCGTTGGGCAACCGAAGCGCGGCGAAGACCTGGTTGCCGAATCCCTCGGGGCCGTGCCCGCCCTTGGGTTGCATCCCGAACAGCGGCACGTCGTACTCCCAGACGACCTTGCCGTCGCCGTCGTACTCGCGCACCTTGCCGTCGCCTTCGTGACACACGAGGTAGTGCCCATCGGCGAGTTTGCGGACGAGGCGCGTATCGCGATGCGGATTGGGATGATCGACGGTGAGCTTGATTTCGTGCACGATGCGGCCGTCGTGATCGACTTCGATGATGCGGCCGGGGCCGGACTCGGCGATCATCGTGTTCCCGTCGGCGAGGCGTTCAAAGGCATGCACCTGCACCGGCTTGCCCTCATTGCCGTTCATCTTCGTCGCCTCGTATTCCCAGACGACGGCGTTCGTCGCCGGGTCGATCTCGACGAGGTGCGTGTACGAATCCTCGAAGAGAACGTGACCGTTGGCGAGCATGTGAAGGTCGTGAATCTGGTTGACCTTGTGCTCCCATTCGGTGCGTCCGTCGGCGCCGATGATGGCGATCCGCTTCACCGAATCGTCCGCCACCAGCAGGCGGTGCCCCGTCGTCTGCCCCATCGCCGCCGCCGCCCACACCAGCGCCAGGCCCATCACGATCGCTGCACGCATCGGCCACATCCTTTCGCAAATCGTTCCGATCCGCCCGGCCGCCTCGCCCCCGGGAAACCGCCCGCGGACCATCCGCACATTGTACCCGCCCCCGATTTTCCCGCACTGGCCAACGACGCCGCCGAAGCGTACTATGTCACCACCCCCGCGGGCGTAGCTCAGTTGGTAGAGCGTCAGCTTCCCAAGCTGAATGTCGAGGGTTCGAACCCCTTCGCCCGCTTTGATGGTTAGAGGCCGCCGAGTACCGCATGGCGCGTTCCGCTTCGTGGCG
Proteins encoded in this window:
- a CDS encoding SOS response-associated peptidase, producing MCGRYVLKSRMAQLMSAFGLVEEFRVFGPSYNIAPMQFAPVIVIGDAGRRVMRPMRWGLVPRWAKDETIGNKLINARAETIGQKPAFRDAYRHRRCVVPADGFYEWKKTGDHKQPYYIHRRDGEAFAFAGLWESWRDAADQPVETYTIITTEPNALLAPIHNRMPVILTASEIDDWLKADADRAGEVLRPSDAEALCAEPVSPRVNTPSHDGPDLIDPIDDMPQTLF
- a CDS encoding PQQ-binding-like beta-propeller repeat protein, whose protein sequence is MWPMRAAIVMGLALVWAAAAMGQTTGHRLLVADDSVKRIAIIGADGRTEWEHKVNQIHDLHMLANGHVLFEDSYTHLVEIDPATNAVVWEYEATKMNGNEGKPVQVHAFERLADGNTMIAESGPGRIIEVDHDGRIVHEIKLTVDHPNPHRDTRLVRKLADGHYLVCHEGDGKVREYDGDGKVVWEYDVPLFGMQPKGGHGPEGFGNQVFAALRLPNGNTLMSTGNGHRILEVSPDKQIVWSLTSEDLPGIELAWVTTLQLMPNGNIVFGNCHAGPTNPQIIEVTRDKKVVWTFKDFQRFGNSTPNSQVLDVPSPAAR
- a CDS encoding phospholipase C, phosphocholine-specific, whose translation is MHTGGFTRRRLLSNATRLTAAAMASTALPPNVRRALADAPPTGTMADIKHVVLLMQENRSFDHYFGTMAGVRGFDDAKAMTLSHGKSVFHQPDDQSPGGVLLPFRMNTQTTSAQKMPSTNHSWKVQHEAWNGGKMDNWLPAHRKADGKNGPFCMGYHTREDIPFQFALAESFTICDAYHCSVFGPTWPNRMYWMTGTIDPAGKGGGPLISNKIPKDENGKVHGYAWKTYAERLEEAGVSWKVYQEKDNYGCNVLEYFEAFRQAPPGSPLHQKAMIHGPRGTFEEDARNDRLPTVSWIMPTSTESEHPEFMPAAGAAFVASKIEAIASNPKVWAKTAFILNYDENDGIFDHVAPPTPPEGTPDEFVGGLPIGGGFRVPCIIISPWTAGGWVCSQPFDHTSVLQFLEKFTGVREPNISDWRRKTFGDLTAAFRFKDARAEPPTSLPDTAITLGLALTAPVRLPKPTPPVGEQAMPTQEKGERKRIGPEGA